The following DNA comes from Cucumis sativus cultivar 9930 chromosome 7, Cucumber_9930_V3, whole genome shotgun sequence.
aaaagaaaatataaatagacaAAGACGGTGAGGGAAACGAGAGAGAGGGAAGAGTGAAGAGTGAAGAGTTACCTTTGGTGTTTGGACTCACTACCACTAGAAATCGATGAACTGCAATGAGAGAACTGCCATGAGGGAGATCAACGATGAGCGAACGGTGAGGTGAGGGAGATGAGAAAATCGACACAAGGGAAAAAGGGAGAATAGACGAATGAAGCAAATGAAGCAATGAAGAAGTTAAGGAGATGCAATGGTTGGAAGTTGAAAAGTTATTTGGACAAGCCCAAAagtcataaaattaaatgtttaaggacttatgtatttatttaatattttaattagtataaatatgGTTGTAATTTATCCCTTTAAGATAAgaatttgaatgaatgaatttggAAATTCTAAAAGtgtagaattttgtttatgtgtGTTCTTGTGATAGAATGCACGAATATTTGAAGCATTCAAGTGAGAATTGATCTATCTTACTTGTGTGGAGTGCTTTAAAGATCGAGGATTGATGAGAGTTTTTAACTTTATCTAATCCTCGATTTGTTAGATCATCGAACCAATTTAggggttgaaatcaaattggttttgGGATGTTGGGgttgtgttcttttttttagatcCAATGTGCAGGGTTTCATATCACTATTGTCAGCAAAGAACTTTCAACAAGAATAGAAAGGTAACGCCCTGAgatttttctattataaatAGACTTCAAACAGAACGCCAAAGGCTTACCTTGCCCATGGTCCTTTGGATTTCATGCTGCTACCATGTCCTTACACACCAATGAAGTTAGAATTGGGACTGATATATGTGTCACGGCATGTTTGGTATGTCTCTAGGGAACGATCGGATATGCCAAGCTTTCCTGTCACGTGGCTGGAGGCCAACAATGGATGCAAAAGAGTAGTAGTTAAACTCAAGATGTGCTCGGTTTGACCACATTCACATCATTGTTAGATTCCGCAATTTTCGAGTTAACAAGTACTCCCTTCAAGCTCTGAACCTGAGTCCGAGATTCCTTACTATAAGCTTAGCTATTGAACACAATGTCAATAGATGCAATGCATTAGGTTTGAAGTCTCCCATCAAATTCACGCAAGAGCAACTTAGAATTATTGACAACCCGTCTGCTCTCACAAACTATATAACTACACAGTTCATGCCTGGGTGATGGCCTAAGAGACTTCAGCTCAATGAGGGGATTTGTAACGACATATTTACTACACATCTCCCTTGCAGGTTGAACATGCTTCCACCAAAAATCCGACAAAGCAATCTTCAAGACGTCCCAATATTCGACATCTCGATACAATCTAAACAAACTACTACCATTAGGAGTCCAAACATAAAAGTCCATCCAATCTCTATCCATTATTTCCATCAAACCTTGAGCCTGAGGAATACAGTAAAGAGGAACTCGTGACCATGGTGAAGCATTTCTCATATCACCATTAAAAAATGGGCACTTAATCTCCAAAACACCTTGTGAAGGCAATCcataaatcattttatcaattgCACCATCAGGTGAAGCAGCCAACCAATCATCTTCCGAGTTTGCTTTACCATAGACTTGAAATTCGGGAAACAAAACAGAGTTTCCAGTAATAAGCTTGTATCTTTCGagtgcttcttcttctttcatattaCTCCAACAAGTAGCAAGATTACCACAAAATTGATCAATCGCCCCAAGTTTCTCCAACCATAGTTGAACCCTTCGACGAGGCCAAAACCCAATTGCCCCAGCAAAAGTACTTGCTGTTAACTTATGCTTTCGAAGCTCTTGCCAA
Coding sequences within:
- the LOC101215512 gene encoding uncharacterized protein LOC101215512, whose translation is MFNCKKILFACSQAIGNCSIRNFNSVSSSSLQFETVNHYSVLQSTSFQHWFKNWQELRKHKLTASTFAGAIGFWPRRRVQLWLEKLGAIDQFCGNLATCWSNMKEEEALERYKLITGNSVLFPEFQVYGKANSEDDWLAASPDGAIDKMIYGLPSQGVLEIKCPFFNGDMRNASPWSRVPLYCIPQAQGLMEIMDRDWMDFYVWTPNGSSLFRLYRDVEYWDVLKIALSDFWWKHVQPAREMCSKYVVTNPLIELKSLRPSPRHELCSYIVCESRRVVNNSKLLLREFDGRLQT